The following DNA comes from Pirellulales bacterium.
TGCATTTCGGGAATGGCTCGCATGTCGTTCACCAACCGGCCATAGCCGAAGAAAGTGCCGCGTTCGCAGAGCAAAATGTTTTGACAACCGGCGCCGTGCAACTTGGCGACGACGTGCTTCATGTCCCAGGGGGCGACGAACTGCCCTTTTTTTACATTGACGGCCCGACCGGTTTGGGCGGCGGCGACGAGCAGATCGGTCTGGCGGCAGAGGAAGGCGGGAATTTGCAACACATCGCACACTTCGGCCACCGGCGCCGCCTGCTGCGATTCGTGAATGTCGGCGGTCACAGGCAGGCCGGTTTCGGCTTTCACGCGGGCCAATACCGCCAAGCCGGATTCCAGGCCGTGGCCGCGGAACGATGCCGCACTGGTGCGGTTGGCTTTATCGAACGAGGCTTTGTACACCAGTTGCACAGGCAGGCCCTGGGTGATTTTTTTCAGTCGCGTGGCGATAGAAAGCGTGAGGTCCAGCGTTTCAATCACGCACGGACCGGCAATCAGCAACAACGGTTGGCCGCGCCCGCAGCGATAGGGTCCGATGATGGCAGGATTATTGGGCACGGCGGGCATCCAGCATAAATTTGAAATCAAAATTTCGGCGGAGATCGGTGCCGGTGAGCATAGCAATTCTGTGGAGAGCGATAAACCTCAGACCGATTTGTGCGAACCTAGCGGCGGACTTGCTTAATCATTCGTTTGCAGACGAATTGGATGCTCAATTCATTTTAGTCGATCGAAGGCCAGCGTGCGGGAACCAGTAAGCACAAACGCCGGGGAATAGTGTCGATGGTTAGCGGCAGCGCGCCGCCGGGGTCGCCGTCGAGTTCGTAAAGCACTTCCGCATCGGATTCGATTCGAAATTGCACGCCACGCCGGCTTGTACAATCGGGAATTTCGCTGTGTCGACCGCGCAAAATGGCGAATAAGTATTTCAAGCCCGAGAGCAAACCGCCGCGCTGGAAGGTACACAAATCGAGTTGGCCGTCAGAGCCGCTGGCCGTGGGAGCGAAGTTCAACCCGGCTGCATAACGCGATACATTGAACACAAAGGCCCAGCGGCAAACGAGCGGCCCCTCCCACTGAACGCTGCCTGAACTTGACAGGGCATTGTCGTTGCCGGCCAAGGTGGTTGAACCGGCAACGACGTTGCCTGCCTTCTCTGTTCCGGCCCTTGCGCAATACACACGCAGTTCCGGATATCTGTATGTACGGATGGCATGCCAAATTGGTTTGGCATACGTCCATCCGCGGATATTGCCGGAACGAGTGGCGTGAAGTCGGCGGACCACTTCGGCATCGAAACCAACGCCCGCCATCAGCAGGAACACGCGGCCGTTGGCTCGACCGGCATCGAGCCAGGTGTAATGGCCGTCGGCGATGATTTGAGCCACTTGTGTTGGGTTGTGTGCGATTTCCAAATAATGGGCCAGCAGGTTGGCGGTTCCCATGGGAAAGATGGCCAGCGGCGTGCCGGGGGGCGTTCGATTGGCGATTTCGGCCGCTGTGCCGTCGCCGCCGGCAGCGACGATGGCTCGCAGTTGACCGGTGCGTTGCAACTGCGTGGCCGCATCGGTCAGTTCGTCGAACGCTTCGATCCGTTGTGGGTGCAGTCCGCGATGGATTAATTCGACCGAAAGCTGTTCCAAGGATGCGTGTCGTTGGCCAGTGCCCGCCGTGGGATTAGCAAAGAGCAACACGGTTTGTGCCGCGTCAGGTAAGCCAGCCAGCGGTTGAGTCTGATCAGTCAAGCTCGAAAAAGAAGCCAAGGAAATGTGAAGCAGAGGGTGAGGATCGATTTGCGTCTCAAATTGGGACGGGTGGCGAAGCTAAAATGTCCCTCTGTAGATGTAGTGCGGGTGCAGCATCGATCAGTAAATTGCGACAGGTGTAGCAACTCGATCCGTATGATACATCGGCGGAAATGTCGTTGAAATAGAATTGCACGATTGATGTAACTCTTTATGACAGCAGTTGATAGCAAATGGTTGAAATGCGCGAAAGACAGCGATTTTAGGCGGTGGCACAGCGGTTGCATTTTAGAATGGCGTTTGGCTCCGCCAACATTCCTAAGATGGCCCGCGGGGTCTCTGACGGGTTTGGCTAGATGGTTGCCTTGCCCCTGACCATCTGGCACGGTCAATGCGTCATTGACACGTCAGGGACCCCGATTTTTTTGCGCCCCTGTGACTGGAGCGCTTTCAGCGTCTGTCGCTCCAAAGTGCGATTCTCTTGATGCTTGGCGGACGTTGACAGTGATTGTGGTTCTATGGCACCCAAAAAGCGAGGGGAAAACTAACGGGCTAGAGAATGGGCCGGCGGATTTCGTTTGGCGCGACTGATTTTAGCGTGCGAATGGACTCTCCTGACAAGCGGTGTGGGTTTGAGCTACAATTCGTCAGTTGTAGCGCCAGCCTAGCTTCAATTGGCAGAGCACCGCATTCGTAATGCGGGGGTTGCGGGTTCGACTCCCGCGGCTGGCTTTTTAATGCAGCTCGTTTTCTGGACGCGGAAAACGGGCTGTTTCTATTGGCAGAACCGGCGCCAAAGCATGTTCGCGCGTGAAAGCGCGGTCTGCCTTGTTCTTCTAAAGCTTTGCAATCGCCTTCCAGTGACTGTCGGGCTGCGAGCCTAAGTCATTGCCCGCCTGAGGATTTGACATTCTTTGAATATTTTGTGTCCGGATGTCCGCCTGGGTTCCGCAGTCATTAGATAGGGGGGGCAAGAAATGACTAGCGTTCCCGGGGAAGCACCTCGGCCTATTTGAAGGAGACCCGCCATGAGAACCCTATTGTGCATGGGCATTTTACTTTCCGCGGTGCCAGCGTTTGCCCAAAACATACAGCCGAATTCGGCCCAACAGGCCTCGGCTGAGTCCGCTTCGCCGGCAGCGCCGCCACCGGTCACTTACGTCGTGTGGGGATTTCAATGGGATGGCCGCGAGTACATGCGGCAAGCGCCGCAAACTTTGAACACCACCAATCTGCAGAAGGCCGCCGACTATGTGAATGTGGTCAACGGCTACGCGGGCTGGACGGCCGCCACGAATCTGCCGCAGGCCAGTTATGTGCACAAAATTTTCCACAGCCCTATTGTTACCAACGCACGGCCTGCATCGACGCCCGACAAACCTACGTATGCGGTTTGGGCGTATCAGTTGATCAATGGGCAGTGGGTCAAAAGCGAGCAGTATTCATGGACCACGCAGAATCCACGAGCCGGCCTGACTTACGCAGCAAAAGTTAACGCTGTGCCCGGCTGGAGCGCCACCACCAATTGCCCGCCGGTTGTGCCGAAAGCGCAACGCTACATCGATGGCGGAATGGTTCAAGGCGCTGAATACTATTACGCCCAATCGTTCGGAGTCGACCTCGGCGCACGCACCATGCGCATCCCGTATTTGAACATGACCATTCGTCTGCCGGCAGGCACGCATTGGAATCAGGGCAATTCCGGCGACAGCGACAGCTCCGGGTATTACGACAATTCGGCCGACATCTCGGCGGCTGAAACTGATTGGGAGAACACGCAAAACATGCTGAACACGCAGGCCGCGATCAACCAGCAGAACATGCTCGACACCCAAAACATGCTGAACAATCAGCAGCAGTTCCAGGACATGGAAAACATGATCAACACACAGAATCAGGTTAACAATCAGATGCAGATGGATGCCGTAAATGCGATGAACGCGCAAATGAATCAGTAGTGGTCTGGGTATTCCATCACCGCACCAGAGATTTCCATCCAATCAATTTTTCAGAGAGACCTCATCATGAAAACGTCAACAAACAATACCGCTGGTCGCCGGAGCTTGAAACTGATGCCATTCGTCGCATTGATCTGCGGCTGCCTTTTTCACGGCACGCCAGCTCAGGCCGGCGACAATTGCTATTTCAATTGGGCACTGCAGTGGGATAGCCAAGGAAATTACGACAAGGCCATTGCCGATTACAACTGTGCGATCGAAATTTGCCCCGACGATGCCGTGGCATACAACAATCGCGGTTACGACTGGTACATGAAAGGAGACTTCGACAAAGCCATCGCCGATTACAACCAAGCCTTGGCGATTTGCCCGCGCGATGGAGCCTACTACAGTAATCGCGGCGTGGCCTGGAACGATAAAGGAGATCTCGATAAGGCCATGGCCGATTACAACCAGGCGCTGGCCGTCGATCCCAACACGGCCTCTGCCTACAACAACCTGGGCTGCATTGAATCGGCGCGGGGCGAATACGAAAAAGCCAAAGACGATTTTTATCGCTGCCTGTCGGCCGACCCCAATTACGTCGCCGGGCTGGAAAATCTTGGCTTTTTTCAAGCAACGTGCCCCGATCCGAAATATCGTGACGGCAAAAAAGCGTTCGAGAACGCCAGCCTAGGTTATCAGTTGGATAACGGGGCCGATCCTTATTCTTCGCACAACGCGCTGGCCGCCGCCTATGCGGAAAGCGGCGATTTCGCCAAGGCCGCCGCCTGGCAGGAGCAAGTTGTCCAACTCGCACCGGCCAAAGACAAAACCATGCAAACCGCGAGATTGGAATTGTTCAAGCAACATCAACCCTATCGCTCCAAACAATACACAGAATTAACAAAGCAAACCCAAAACGCGAACTGAGGCATCGCACCCGCGATTCCAGAGCAAAGCCCACGGCTCTTTGATAGTGGGCAATTCCATCTTGGAGGAGGCATTCTATGAAGCGGTTGTTATTTTCCCTGTGTGCGTTGGGATTGATTGGAGCCGGCACCGCCAGCGCGGCGTGTTGCCACTCTCATTCCCATTGCTACCACCACAGCCATCACTGTTGCTCCAGCTCCTGCTGCCGCTGAGTGATTGCTAGTCGATGGCCGATCCTGTGAGTCAATTGGCGAGACAATGGTGTTGAGGCAGGCGATGCTGGGGCAAGCACCATTTAGCCGGGTTCGATTCCCGGGCAGGATCATTGAGGTTCACGATACAGGAGATTAAGACGTCGGCGGATCGGCTGGTTTCGCAGTTTGCAACCGCCAAGTGAAGTCGTCACCGCCATTGGTCCAGGCAGCTCGGCCGCGAATGGTCGAGCCGTCGGGTTGCAATTGGGCGGTGCACACTTGCGGTTTAGAAGGCTCGGGCCGAGGCGGATCGGTGTGCACCAGCTGCGCGGTAATTTTTCCATCGCGGGAAATGGTTCCGTCAGCCCGCCAATGAACCGTGACATCAGGCTGGCCGTAAGTGCAATCGGCCGAAATGTGATCGCCCTGTTGGGTAATATCGAGCACGATTCCGTCCCACTGTTTCCAAATGCCCGCGACCAGCGGATTCTCGCCGGTCATGCGCCACGTTTGCTGAACCGGCGAACTTGGCCATAAAAATTTGATCGCTGCTCCGGCGATTACAACAGCGATTATCAGCAGGGCCGCGAAGAGCGCCGCTGAGGGATGTTTTTTGCGCTGCGGCGCACATTGTTGCTGTAGCGCCGAGACCACTTCCACTATGGTCTGAATGCGATCTTCAGGCCGCTTGGCGATCATCCGTTGAAAAACTTGGGCGAGCCAAGCCGGTGCTGCGGGACAGGCGGTGCGAAGCGAAGGGCAACGATGTTCGCGATGTGCAACCAGTCGCTCCATGACAGTCTCGCCGCCATATACCGGCTGGCCGGTCAATAGAAAATGCAGCGTGCAACCCAACGAATAAATGTCTGCCCGGTGGTCTGCTTTGCGCGTGCTAAGGGCTTGTTCCGGCGCCATGTAATCGACCGTGCCGAGGATCGAGCCGGTGCGAGTTAAATCGGCCGGCGCTTCTTCCTGCTCCACGACGCGGGCAATTCCTAAATCAAGAATTCGCACTTTTCGCTGCGAATCGAGCATTAAATTCGAAGGTTTAATGTCTCGATGAACAATGCCCGCCGCATGAGCATACGCAAACCCCTGTGCGGCCTGCAGAATACAATCGATGGCTTGCTCAACGGGCAACGGACCGCTGTCGCGAACCAAACGAGAAAGGTCCTTGCCCGGCACCAGCTCCATTACAAAAAAAAGTGTTCCGCCCGTATTGCCGGCATCAGACACCGTCACAATGTTGGGATGCGATAATTTCGCCAGTACCTTAATTTCGCGCTCAAAGCGCTGAATCGATTCCCGCGATTGCCCGTCCGCCGGCGGCAATATTTTCAGCGCCACTTCCCGATGAAGTTGGCGATGGACCGCCCGAAACACGCGTCCCATTCCGCCGCCGCCCAAATCTTCCAGGAGTTCGTATTCACCGAGCGTTTGATGCGGCTGGTAACAGGCAACGGTCAACTTGTCGGCGCCGCCCAAGGTTTCGGACGCGGCTTCAGCGGCGGGCCGAGTCAGCCAGTCCGACATTTTCAGCATCCGCGTCCAATCGCGTAACCGCTCGGCAAGTTGCGGACAGTCCCGGCAAAGTTCGTCAATATTTGGCTCTTGCCCGGCATCGCGCAATTCCTCCCAACGGTCGAGCAGATCTCGGAATGGATCGATTTGATTCGTCATCGGTTATTCCGGCAGCGGTTCGCCGAGCCGCGCTTTGGAAAGTTTATAGCGTGCGTCCTGCCAACGCCGGCGGATGGTTCGAGTGGTCACGCCCAACAGTTCCGCAGCCTGTTCTTGGGTGAGTTGCTGGTACCACAACAAATCGACAATCTCTCGCTCTTCGGGCGGCAGCGAATCGACCAATTCGTGGAATTCGGTCCATTCCAGCAGTGTCGCAGGCTCATCGCGGGAATCGGCCGAGTCGTACTTAGGCGGAGCATTTTCGTTGGAGTTTAAGTGGGCCGTTTCGTGGTGAGCGCCCAAACCTTCCGCGCCGCCATAATGCCGTGCGAAATCGATCAGTACGCGCCGCATCTGCGTCGCAGCCAAATTGTAAAAATGACGCGAATTTTCCGGTTGAACGCTGGATAGCGCGCGATGAAGTTTGGTCACGGCTTCGCAAAAAACATCGTCGGTTTGCTCCCAGCGCTGAACCTGTGGAAAGCGACGCAGCATGCGGCGGGCAATTTCTCGCAAGCGCTCGCAGGTATGCTCGATTAATCGCGGGGCGGCTGCTGGATCGCCGGCGCGCAACAGGTTCAACCAGTGTGTGGTCGAAGCAGGAGGACCGGCAGTTTCTGACATATGGTGCGGAACATGAATCAGACAACTGTTTCAGGAGCGTTACCATCCTAGCCGAGTGCACGGCTTGGAACAACGGATTTACGCTCTGGAAAAGCAGCCCGGCAGTTTTGCGCAAGCTCTTTGCTTGCTTCCATTGTAACTGTATTCACTTGTAGCTGTTGGGCCATTGAATTTGTGCGATCCCCGCATGTATCGCACGGCAAGCGAGATTATTTATAGTAAACACAGGCGGTCTGTCTGGTAACGCAGACCCTTTGCGGATTTGTCCGGTTTTTGTCTTCCCGCGCGTCTTAAGAGATGGGAGCGTGCTATGAGTGAAGATCGACAATTATTGCGTGCCTATACCGAGCAAGGGTCGCGGCAAGCGCTGGAAGAGTTGATTCAGCGCCATTTTGGGCTGGTCTATTCCTCCGCGCTGCGGCAAGTGCGCGATCCGCACCTGGCAGAAGACGTTTCGCAAGCAGTGTTCCTAGTGCTGACGCAAAAGGCCCGCAGCATTCGACACGCAACGGCGCTCGGAGGCTGGTTACTGTCGGTGACGCGCTGCGTGGTGGTAAATGCCATGCGAAAACAAATTAATAAAAATAAATGCGAACATTTGGCCGCCAAGCCCGAGGCACTGCAAGCGGCAGCCGATGAATGGGGTGAGATTGCTCCGCTGTTGGATGCCGAATTGAATCGATTGAAGACTGCGGACCGTGACGCATTGGTGCTGCGGTTTTTCGAGGATCGGAGTTTTGCGGAAATCGGCGCTGAGCTTGGCCTTTCGGAAGATGCGGCGCGAAAGCGCGTGACCCGGGCGCTAGAGCGGTTACGGGCGAGACTTGAAGATCGAAAAATTTCCATTACGGCGGGGACGTTGGGCCTGGCCATAGGAGCCTATGCCGTCCAGGCTGCGCCGGCGCATTTGCCGGCGGGGACCATTGCCGCCAACGTTGCCCATCCCACGCCGCAAATCATTTCATTAACGAAAGGAGCGTTGAAAATGTTAGCGTACGCCAAGGCCAAATTGATCGGAACTGTAGCCGCTTCGCTGGTTCTGGGCGGAACGGGCATTGTGGTATCGCACAATGTTTTTGCGCGGGCTGGGCACGAACCATCTACGGTTCTGGTCGCCTCATCGCAGGGTTTAGCAACTGCCAGGCCTGCTGACGGCGCGCCTGCTGCTGCGACTGCAAAACCAACGGCGGACGACGCAACGATTAACATGGACGAGCCCCTGCCCGGTGATTTAGAAAGCCCCAATGCGCCTTCAATAGTACAGGGCGGGGCCGGCTCCATCACGCTTGTTACCGTCGGTCCACAACTTTCCCGTGGTGCGGTCGAATTTACGAAAATCACGCCCGGTGCCAAAAACCCCAGTTCCGTCGTGATGACGGGCGCTAACTTAGGCGCGACCACGTTTGTCACAGTGGGCAACCCTAATACATCACGACCGGCCGGTGATGGCATAGGAAAAACAGAAGAAAAGTGATGGTGGATCCTGCGGCGGCAAACAGTTCGGCGAATTTCGACGGATATCAAACCATTGCGTTGTTGGGGAGGCATTTTATGAAACGTGAATTTCAACGGCTGCTGTTCGGCTGCATTCCGTCTGCGCTGTTCCTGGCGATAGCCTGGGAAGTAAGCGGGCAACAAGTGGTGCAATTTCCGGCCTCGGGAATGAAAATCGTGAAATGTCCGTATAACGATGCAAACTTTCTCGCCAACATGGCCGCGGAAAAAGTGTTCGGCAGTCTGGAGGGGCGTAAAGCCTACACAGCGGAACTGCTGCAAACGCTGGATCGCTTCATCCCTATCCTTCAGGCTGAACTGGAACATCCCGGCTCTCAACTCGGATCAGACCCAACCGCAGCCTTGGCAAAAATGTACCACGATCACCCGGAGGTCGCAGAAAAAAACAAGGCGCTGACGTCTGAACGAATTCGAATGTGCAACGTGTATCGTCTGGCGGTCGATGAACCAAGGGCCGTCAGTGCAAATCAAGCCGCCTTGGCCCAGGGCGGCGAACACGCTGCCCAGGCCGCGATCGATCGCGCTGCCGCCGATTGGCTCAACGCTTATGAAAACTCGGCGTCGCAAAATACCGCGCTGGATGCCCTGCATTCCGCGATTGATGCCGCGGCGCAAAAGCCGTCGTTCCAACTGTGGTGGACGCTATGGGAACATCGGCCGCCTGCGTCGGAGGCCGTTGCCCAAAAAATCATCGCCAATTTACAACCCTATGCCAACGAGCAAGGGGCAGCGCGGATGAATCTGCTGCTACAATTCCAAATCAAGCGGATGCAGTTGGCCGACAAACCGCTAACGATCGACGGCACACTGATTTCCGGCGCGCATTTTTCCACCGCGCGATGGAAAGGAAAAGTTGTTTTGATCGACGGCTGGTACACGCACGGCCCAAAACCGGCCAGCCAGATTGCTGAAGCACAGAATTTTCTGACTAAACATCAGACCGAGGGCTTGGAGGTCTTGGGCCTGAGCTACGACGAAACGCTGAATGGCGCGAAAATATTTCTGGCGGCGCATCCTGAATGCAAGTTTCCCGTGATGTACCAATTGACGAAAGCCAACGCCATCTACAGCTGTGTGCCATTGGGAGAGTATCGGTTTGGCGATGACGCCATGGGTCCGTCGATGGTGATCGATCGTAAAGGAACGATGCACTACCTCGACCAAAAGCATGATCCACAACAAGTCGAGGCCCAACTAATCAAGTTGCTGGCGGAAGCGCCCTAAGGAGTGAGGAAACGTCTTAAGGCGGTCGAAGTGCCGATTTCGCTCAGCAGCTTGAGCGCCTGGCTGCGGCGTCGGAAGTTAGTCAACTGGCCCGTCTGGCACGGCCAAGCGATCAGCGCCGGCCCTTTTTTCTAGGGGGTATCTTGAAATGCGATCCCTCATATTAAGGGGGTTCTTGTTCTTCGGCATTTTAGCCCATGCTGCCCCCGCGCCTGGCGAACGCTAGTGGCCGTTCAACTGTGGTCGACGGTGGAGTATATTTAAGGACAGGTGGCCGAGCGCAGTTGGCATAACCTGGAGCGTGGTGTATCGGCGCTACGTTGGCCCCAAATGAAGGCCCCGCATGGGCATCCGCGATCATCTTGTCCTGTTTCTGAATGGAAATCGGCATGAGGTAACCGGCAGCGATTGCTTCCTGAGCCTCAGCGATTTTATTCGCTACCGCCTCGGACTGACCGGCACCAAAATTGTCTGCTCCGAGGGCGATTGCGGCTCTTGCACAGTGCTGGTGGGGAAACCGCAAGGGATGGCTTTTGAATACCTGCCGATCGACTCCTGCATCCGGCAAATGTTCCAGCTCGATGGCATGCACGTGGTCACGGTGGAAGGCATCGGCGGTCTCAATGATCGATCAAATGCAAACGGGCCGGGCGAACATCACGCACCACATCTAACGGCAGTGCAGCAAGCGATGGTCGAGTGCCACGGCTCGCAATGCGGTTTCTGCACGCCGGGCTTCGTGATGGCCATGCACGGCGTGTGCGAAACGATCAACGGCCACGCGCCCAGCGAAGAAGACTGGCGGCACTCGCTGACCGGCAACTTATGCCGCTGCACGGGCTACACGACGATTTTGAAAGCGGGCCTAAAAGCCGTTGCGGAAGGCACGACAAAACTGAACGATTTATATCCGTCGGCAGCGATATTGAACGAATTGAGCCCGCTGCGTGGTGGCACACTCGATTTACAATGCACCGTCGACAGCGTCCAGCGGCGGGCGTATTGTCCCACGACGATTGCCGAGGCGGTGGCCTTTCGGCGCGATCATCCACAAGCAAAAGTCGTGGCCGGGGCAACGGATGTTGGCGTGCAATTGAACAAGCGCGTGATTGCGCCGGCGGTGTTTTTGGATTTGAACCGTGTGGCGGAGTTGGAAAACATTGAGGTCAAACAATCCAGCAATGGCATTCAACAAATTATCTCTGGCGCGCGGGCCACGTGGACGCAACTGCTTGAGTTGTGCCGTACCGAAGCGCCGGAGTTTGCTGAAATTGTGTCGGTGTTCGGCTCGCCGCAAATTCGCCATGTGGGAACGATCGGCGGAAATATCATCAACGCTTCGCCGATTGCCGATTCGCTGCCGTTTTTGTTTGTGATGGAAGCCGAATTGGAATTGGCCGGACCGTCTGGACGCCGCTCTGTGAACATCAACA
Coding sequences within:
- the kdsA gene encoding 3-deoxy-8-phosphooctulonate synthase; its protein translation is MPNNPAIIGPYRCGRGQPLLLIAGPCVIETLDLTLSIATRLKKITQGLPVQLVYKASFDKANRTSAASFRGHGLESGLAVLARVKAETGLPVTADIHESQQAAPVAEVCDVLQIPAFLCRQTDLLVAAAQTGRAVNVKKGQFVAPWDMKHVVAKLHGAGCQNILLCERGTFFGYGRLVNDMRAIPEMQSLGVPVVFDATHSVQEPSGLGGKTGGNRAMVEPLARAATALGVDGLFFETHPAPDQSPSDGPNMIPLDQFAAVLDRMLRIRETVDQWQ
- a CDS encoding diacylglycerol kinase family protein, with the translated sequence MLLFANPTAGTGQRHASLEQLSVELIHRGLHPQRIEAFDELTDAATQLQRTGQLRAIVAAGGDGTAAEIANRTPPGTPLAIFPMGTANLLAHYLEIAHNPTQVAQIIADGHYTWLDAGRANGRVFLLMAGVGFDAEVVRRLHATRSGNIRGWTYAKPIWHAIRTYRYPELRVYCARAGTEKAGNVVAGSTTLAGNDNALSSSGSVQWEGPLVCRWAFVFNVSRYAAGLNFAPTASGSDGQLDLCTFQRGGLLSGLKYLFAILRGRHSEIPDCTSRRGVQFRIESDAEVLYELDGDPGGALPLTIDTIPRRLCLLVPARWPSID
- a CDS encoding tetratricopeptide repeat protein, which translates into the protein MKTSTNNTAGRRSLKLMPFVALICGCLFHGTPAQAGDNCYFNWALQWDSQGNYDKAIADYNCAIEICPDDAVAYNNRGYDWYMKGDFDKAIADYNQALAICPRDGAYYSNRGVAWNDKGDLDKAMADYNQALAVDPNTASAYNNLGCIESARGEYEKAKDDFYRCLSADPNYVAGLENLGFFQATCPDPKYRDGKKAFENASLGYQLDNGADPYSSHNALAAAYAESGDFAKAAAWQEQVVQLAPAKDKTMQTARLELFKQHQPYRSKQYTELTKQTQNAN
- a CDS encoding serine/threonine-protein kinase, whose translation is MTNQIDPFRDLLDRWEELRDAGQEPNIDELCRDCPQLAERLRDWTRMLKMSDWLTRPAAEAASETLGGADKLTVACYQPHQTLGEYELLEDLGGGGMGRVFRAVHRQLHREVALKILPPADGQSRESIQRFEREIKVLAKLSHPNIVTVSDAGNTGGTLFFVMELVPGKDLSRLVRDSGPLPVEQAIDCILQAAQGFAYAHAAGIVHRDIKPSNLMLDSQRKVRILDLGIARVVEQEEAPADLTRTGSILGTVDYMAPEQALSTRKADHRADIYSLGCTLHFLLTGQPVYGGETVMERLVAHREHRCPSLRTACPAAPAWLAQVFQRMIAKRPEDRIQTIVEVVSALQQQCAPQRKKHPSAALFAALLIIAVVIAGAAIKFLWPSSPVQQTWRMTGENPLVAGIWKQWDGIVLDITQQGDHISADCTYGQPDVTVHWRADGTISRDGKITAQLVHTDPPRPEPSKPQVCTAQLQPDGSTIRGRAAWTNGGDDFTWRLQTAKPADPPTS
- a CDS encoding sigma-70 family RNA polymerase sigma factor codes for the protein MSETAGPPASTTHWLNLLRAGDPAAAPRLIEHTCERLREIARRMLRRFPQVQRWEQTDDVFCEAVTKLHRALSSVQPENSRHFYNLAATQMRRVLIDFARHYGGAEGLGAHHETAHLNSNENAPPKYDSADSRDEPATLLEWTEFHELVDSLPPEEREIVDLLWYQQLTQEQAAELLGVTTRTIRRRWQDARYKLSKARLGEPLPE
- a CDS encoding sigma-70 family RNA polymerase sigma factor, which translates into the protein MSEDRQLLRAYTEQGSRQALEELIQRHFGLVYSSALRQVRDPHLAEDVSQAVFLVLTQKARSIRHATALGGWLLSVTRCVVVNAMRKQINKNKCEHLAAKPEALQAAADEWGEIAPLLDAELNRLKTADRDALVLRFFEDRSFAEIGAELGLSEDAARKRVTRALERLRARLEDRKISITAGTLGLAIGAYAVQAAPAHLPAGTIAANVAHPTPQIISLTKGALKMLAYAKAKLIGTVAASLVLGGTGIVVSHNVFARAGHEPSTVLVASSQGLATARPADGAPAAATAKPTADDATINMDEPLPGDLESPNAPSIVQGGAGSITLVTVGPQLSRGAVEFTKITPGAKNPSSVVMTGANLGATTFVTVGNPNTSRPAGDGIGKTEEK
- a CDS encoding FAD binding domain-containing protein, encoding MGIRDHLVLFLNGNRHEVTGSDCFLSLSDFIRYRLGLTGTKIVCSEGDCGSCTVLVGKPQGMAFEYLPIDSCIRQMFQLDGMHVVTVEGIGGLNDRSNANGPGEHHAPHLTAVQQAMVECHGSQCGFCTPGFVMAMHGVCETINGHAPSEEDWRHSLTGNLCRCTGYTTILKAGLKAVAEGTTKLNDLYPSAAILNELSPLRGGTLDLQCTVDSVQRRAYCPTTIAEAVAFRRDHPQAKVVAGATDVGVQLNKRVIAPAVFLDLNRVAELENIEVKQSSNGIQQIISGARATWTQLLELCRTEAPEFAEIVSVFGSPQIRHVGTIGGNIINASPIADSLPFLFVMEAELELAGPSGRRSVNINNFYHGYKKFDLRPDELLVRVRIPLPKLRHPHPSPFPKGEGEEILRLYKVSRRRDLDISTFTAAIRLELAGDTISHAALAYGAVGPIVLRLRKTEQFLQGRAFTAETMEAAGDIVVAEITPISDVRGSQDYRLQLARNVLLKFYHERELATV